One segment of Phaeacidiphilus oryzae TH49 DNA contains the following:
- a CDS encoding GNAT family N-acetyltransferase, producing the protein MSDRPTIRRARPDEIDAVLDFWRRAAEGTSISDDRAGVARLLERDPEALLVAELPGEGGLVGTVIAGWDGWRSHLYRLAVDPGLRRRGIARALLDAAEERFRALGGRRGDAMVLDRNELGRSAWRAAGYAPEPQWTRWTKPLTGRTAQEN; encoded by the coding sequence ATGAGTGATCGCCCCACCATCCGCCGGGCCCGCCCGGACGAGATCGACGCGGTGCTGGACTTCTGGCGGCGGGCCGCCGAGGGCACCAGCATCAGTGACGACCGGGCCGGCGTCGCCCGGCTCCTGGAGCGCGATCCGGAGGCCCTGCTGGTCGCCGAACTCCCGGGGGAGGGAGGGCTGGTGGGCACGGTCATCGCGGGCTGGGACGGCTGGCGCTCGCACCTCTACCGGCTGGCCGTCGACCCCGGGTTGCGCCGCCGGGGGATCGCCCGGGCGCTGCTGGACGCCGCCGAGGAGCGGTTCCGCGCGCTGGGCGGGCGCCGGGGCGACGCCATGGTGCTGGACCGGAACGAGCTGGGCCGCAGCGCCTGGCGGGCCGCCGGCTACGCCCCGGAACCGCAGTGGACGCGCTGGACCAAGCCGCTCACCGGCCGGACTGCGCAGGAGAACTGA
- a CDS encoding GntR family transcriptional regulator: MGTTQLAEAPAARPAAVPAAQEPKYWYLRTVLVRTIDTEFGPGDALPNERELAARFGVARATLRQALDQLELEGRLVRRRGIGTVIAAPRMGVPVGPAATADPAAVDDGQRDVWRVVESGPAGAPAAVASELGLAAGDSVHAVRRLRVVDGRAVGTETLYVPRAVDPEAARSGPESRAVELGVAEDAEARLLERPPGSPVLVVTTRYGGGDGRTGAVAVSTYRADTCRLTFGAAGQEPVEVARSA, encoded by the coding sequence GTGGGGACCACACAGCTCGCGGAGGCGCCGGCGGCGAGGCCGGCGGCCGTGCCGGCCGCGCAGGAGCCCAAGTACTGGTATCTGCGGACCGTGCTGGTGCGCACCATCGACACCGAGTTCGGACCCGGCGACGCGCTGCCCAACGAGCGCGAACTGGCCGCCCGGTTCGGCGTCGCGCGGGCGACGCTCCGTCAGGCCCTGGACCAGCTGGAGCTGGAGGGCAGGCTGGTGCGCCGGCGCGGGATCGGCACGGTGATCGCCGCTCCGCGGATGGGCGTCCCGGTGGGGCCGGCCGCGACGGCGGACCCGGCCGCGGTGGACGACGGGCAACGGGACGTCTGGCGGGTGGTCGAGTCCGGCCCGGCCGGGGCGCCGGCCGCGGTCGCCTCCGAACTGGGGCTGGCCGCCGGGGACTCGGTCCACGCGGTGCGGCGGCTGCGGGTGGTGGACGGCAGGGCCGTCGGCACCGAGACGCTGTATGTGCCGCGCGCGGTCGACCCGGAAGCGGCCCGCTCCGGGCCGGAGTCCCGGGCCGTGGAGCTGGGGGTGGCCGAGGACGCCGAGGCGCGCCTTCTGGAGCGCCCGCCGGGCAGCCCGGTGCTGGTGGTCACCACCCGCTACGGCGGTGGCGACGGCCGGACCGGCGCGGTCGCCGTCTCCACCTACCGCGCCGACACCTGCCGGCTGACCTTCGGGGCCGCCGGACAGGAGCCGGTCGAGGTGGCCCGCAGCGCCTGA
- a CDS encoding SDR family oxidoreductase — protein MIVITGATGSLNGATVEHLLKRVPAERIAVSVRDPAKARHLADRGVRVRQGSYQDPAALRHSFEGAEQVLLVSSNDPHADAVALHRAGIEAAVAAGAQRILYTSHQGADADSPFPPARDHAATERLLAESGVAWTALRNGFYAHSLGWLLGPWRQTGVIAAPADGPVSWTDRADAAEAAAVILAGDRPFDGPVTLTARRAVTFADIAALATEITGREVRRLVLDDERWVADQVAAGTPEELARMVPPTFQAAREGRLAGVDPLLAQLLGREPRSVADQLTESDDA, from the coding sequence ATGATCGTCATCACCGGCGCCACCGGCAGCCTCAACGGCGCCACCGTCGAACACCTGCTGAAGCGCGTCCCCGCCGAGCGGATCGCCGTCAGCGTCCGCGACCCCGCCAAGGCGCGGCACCTCGCCGACCGGGGGGTCCGGGTGCGCCAGGGCAGCTACCAGGACCCGGCCGCGCTCCGGCACTCCTTCGAGGGCGCCGAGCAGGTCCTGCTGGTCTCCTCCAACGATCCGCACGCGGACGCGGTCGCCCTCCACCGGGCCGGCATCGAGGCCGCGGTCGCGGCGGGCGCCCAGCGCATCCTCTACACCAGCCACCAGGGCGCCGACGCCGACAGCCCCTTCCCCCCGGCCCGCGACCACGCGGCCACCGAGCGGCTGCTCGCCGAGTCCGGCGTCGCCTGGACGGCGCTGCGCAACGGCTTCTACGCGCACAGCCTGGGCTGGCTCCTCGGCCCCTGGCGGCAGACCGGCGTGATCGCCGCCCCGGCCGACGGGCCGGTCTCCTGGACCGACCGTGCGGACGCCGCCGAGGCGGCCGCGGTCATCCTGGCCGGCGACCGGCCCTTCGACGGCCCGGTGACCCTCACCGCCCGCCGGGCCGTGACCTTCGCCGACATCGCCGCCCTGGCCACCGAGATCACCGGCCGCGAGGTGCGGCGGCTGGTGCTGGACGACGAGCGCTGGGTCGCGGACCAGGTCGCCGCCGGCACCCCGGAGGAGTTGGCCCGGATGGTCCCGCCCACGTTCCAGGCCGCCCGCGAGGGCCGTCTCGCCGGGGTCGACCCGCTGCTGGCGCAGCTCCTCGGCCGGGAACCGCGCAGCGTCGCCGACCAGCTCACGGAGAGCGACGATGCCTGA
- the pdxR gene encoding MocR-like pyridoxine biosynthesis transcription factor PdxR, translating into MALSRTNRAAGSGGGPPWELLYSAAAAPPRRRTRALADALRGAVREGLLAPGTRLPSSRDLAGDLGVSRGLVTEVYQRLLAEGCLISRQGAGTWVAALPRPPATAPAVATGAAGPAEAAAPAAGAEAASTDFRPGLPDLSLFPRAAWAAAQRDALAALPHAVLDYPDPRGLPALRTALAELLARRRNVAVGPDSVVVVFGVAQALTLIGRVLRARGHRTVAVEEPGSPQENALLRQSGLDIAALPVDAEGPDVAALRRSGARAAVVTPAHQFPTGVACAPGRRAELLSWARSVDGLLIEDDYDGDFRYDRAPVGALQGLAPELVAYTGSVSKSLAPGLRLGWLVPPPGLLAEVVEAKRVADLGNPVPEQAALAEFVRSGRYDRQLRRCGRTYRERRDALISALEAGFPGVRITGIAAGLHLIAELPAPVPPAVAARAGVRLHPLAEYRRLPEPERRPGGPGPAALDRRYVFGYPHLTPREITAAVARLAAEATAEAGAEAATERALSARHVHPADPGRTISVSYRSPRPSPPTSRAPDRPG; encoded by the coding sequence ATGGCGCTCTCCCGGACCAATCGGGCCGCCGGCAGCGGCGGCGGCCCGCCCTGGGAGCTGCTCTACTCCGCCGCGGCCGCGCCCCCGCGCCGGCGCACCCGGGCGCTCGCCGACGCGCTGCGCGGCGCCGTCCGCGAGGGGCTCCTCGCCCCCGGCACCCGACTGCCCTCCAGCCGGGATCTGGCCGGTGACCTGGGAGTCTCCCGGGGACTTGTCACCGAGGTCTACCAACGCCTGCTCGCCGAGGGCTGCCTGATCAGCCGTCAGGGCGCGGGCACCTGGGTGGCGGCACTGCCCCGGCCGCCTGCCACCGCGCCCGCGGTCGCGACCGGAGCCGCCGGCCCCGCCGAGGCCGCGGCCCCCGCCGCCGGCGCCGAGGCCGCGTCCACCGACTTCCGCCCCGGCCTCCCCGACCTCTCCCTCTTCCCGCGCGCCGCCTGGGCCGCCGCCCAGCGCGACGCCCTGGCCGCGCTCCCGCACGCGGTGCTGGACTACCCGGACCCGCGCGGCCTGCCCGCCCTGCGCACCGCCCTCGCCGAGCTCCTCGCCCGCCGGCGGAACGTCGCGGTCGGCCCGGACAGCGTCGTGGTGGTCTTCGGCGTGGCCCAGGCGCTCACCCTGATCGGCAGGGTGCTGCGGGCCCGCGGCCATCGGACGGTCGCCGTCGAGGAGCCGGGCAGCCCGCAGGAGAACGCGCTGCTCCGCCAGTCCGGCCTGGACATCGCCGCACTGCCGGTGGACGCCGAGGGACCGGACGTCGCCGCCCTGCGCCGCTCCGGCGCCCGCGCCGCCGTGGTCACCCCGGCCCACCAGTTCCCCACCGGCGTCGCCTGCGCCCCCGGCCGCCGGGCCGAACTCCTGAGCTGGGCGCGGTCGGTGGACGGCCTGCTGATCGAGGACGACTACGACGGGGACTTCCGCTACGACCGCGCGCCGGTCGGGGCCCTGCAGGGCCTGGCGCCCGAACTCGTCGCCTACACCGGCTCGGTGAGCAAGTCGCTGGCCCCCGGCCTGCGGCTGGGCTGGCTGGTGCCGCCGCCCGGTCTGCTGGCCGAGGTGGTGGAGGCCAAGCGGGTGGCGGACCTCGGAAACCCGGTCCCGGAGCAGGCCGCCCTCGCCGAGTTCGTCCGCAGCGGCCGCTACGACCGGCAGCTGCGCCGCTGCGGCCGCACCTACCGGGAGCGCCGGGACGCCCTGATCTCCGCTCTGGAGGCCGGCTTCCCCGGCGTGCGGATCACCGGGATCGCCGCCGGCCTCCATCTGATCGCCGAACTGCCCGCGCCCGTCCCACCGGCCGTCGCGGCCCGGGCCGGCGTACGGCTGCATCCGCTCGCCGAGTACCGCCGGCTCCCCGAGCCCGAACGCCGGCCCGGCGGGCCCGGTCCGGCCGCCCTCGACCGCCGCTACGTCTTCGGGTATCCCCATCTCACCCCGCGCGAGATCACCGCGGCCGTCGCCCGCCTGGCAGCCGAGGCCACGGCCGAGGCCGGAGCCGAGGCCGCAACCGAGCGGGCGTTGTCCGCGCGCCACGTTCACCCCGCCGACCCCGGCCGCACGATCTCCGTTTCATACCGATCCCCCCGCCCGTCCCCGCCGACCTCCCGCGCTCCCGACCGCCCCGGCTAG
- a CDS encoding TetR/AcrR family transcriptional regulator, producing MSTPPGTTGRPRDAGRDLAILDATLRLLTEVGYDQLSMEGVAARAGVAKTTVYRRYRDKAALVAAAVDRRAGGTPPETDAGDLRTQLLVQVRWLARQIAEQEIGLLGALFAGMRGDPALAAEMRRIRRRDEAAMTDQPLRRAAEHGERLAPAAAELFAEVAPAVIVHRIVFTDLSCDEPFVEHLVDDILLPLLRGR from the coding sequence ATGAGCACACCACCCGGCACGACCGGCCGACCCAGGGACGCCGGCCGCGACCTCGCCATCCTGGACGCGACCCTGCGGCTGCTCACCGAGGTGGGCTACGACCAGCTCTCCATGGAGGGGGTGGCCGCCCGCGCCGGGGTCGCCAAGACCACCGTCTACCGCCGCTACCGCGACAAGGCCGCCCTGGTGGCCGCCGCCGTGGACCGCAGAGCGGGCGGCACCCCGCCGGAGACCGACGCGGGAGACCTCCGTACGCAGCTGCTGGTCCAGGTGCGGTGGCTGGCGCGGCAGATCGCCGAGCAGGAGATCGGCCTCCTCGGCGCGCTCTTCGCCGGCATGCGCGGCGATCCGGCGCTGGCCGCCGAGATGCGGCGGATCCGCCGACGGGACGAGGCGGCGATGACCGACCAGCCGCTGCGGCGGGCGGCCGAACACGGCGAGCGGCTGGCCCCGGCGGCCGCCGAGCTGTTCGCCGAGGTCGCCCCGGCCGTCATCGTCCACCGGATCGTCTTCACCGACCTGAGCTGCGACGAGCCCTTCGTCGAGCACCTGGTCGACGACATCCTCCTGCCGCTGCTGCGCGGCCGCTGA
- a CDS encoding type ISP restriction/modification enzyme — protein MAAIHGADRTTSAGAPARGLPGADAQRPPSLGELMPWAAPLPRTGREWVLAPDPSVLRRRWERLTAAGPEERRQLFAPTRARTADSAAAQLPGRDSPTGPVAREPGPCPAPVRVRRGGFDRPWLLADQRLLDTPRPELWRVADGEHQMFLTVSAQGPSGVALSWSAELPVAAEPQGRGTALVRPLFRRPEGREPNLAPGLTELIAARLTESGGGSVPPVTALDVAAWTAALTLGAAPQEGGAGGEAADDPPVPLTADPALWQRGLALGRRLLWLHTFGARCADPQEDRPPGPPRLPGGRRPYVRQAVRGMPDTLTFDPEAGALLLGPEGRISPVPAAAWEPRTGDGERVLESWFAARGGAAAGSGPRRRPASPGSAPRDPRAPRAPPPASPSSWRSPPPGGAPSRLPRLRPTRPRLGWPPSSRPARAPGPGSGPAS, from the coding sequence GTGGCGGCGATTCACGGGGCCGACCGGACGACCTCGGCGGGCGCCCCCGCCCGCGGGCTGCCCGGCGCGGACGCCCAACGGCCCCCGTCCCTCGGCGAGTTGATGCCCTGGGCGGCGCCGCTCCCGCGCACCGGCCGGGAGTGGGTGCTGGCCCCCGACCCCTCCGTGCTGCGTCGCCGCTGGGAGCGGCTGACCGCCGCCGGCCCCGAGGAGCGCCGGCAGCTCTTCGCGCCCACCCGGGCTCGTACCGCCGACTCGGCCGCGGCCCAGCTCCCCGGCCGGGACTCGCCGACCGGCCCGGTCGCCCGCGAGCCCGGCCCCTGCCCCGCGCCGGTACGGGTACGCCGTGGCGGCTTCGACCGCCCCTGGCTGCTGGCCGACCAGCGGCTGCTGGACACCCCCCGGCCGGAGCTGTGGCGGGTCGCCGACGGGGAGCACCAGATGTTTCTGACCGTCAGCGCCCAGGGCCCGTCCGGCGTCGCCCTCTCCTGGTCGGCGGAGCTCCCGGTGGCCGCGGAGCCGCAGGGGCGCGGGACGGCCCTGGTACGCCCGCTGTTCCGGCGCCCGGAAGGGCGGGAGCCCAACCTCGCCCCGGGACTGACCGAGCTGATCGCCGCCCGGCTGACGGAGTCCGGCGGCGGTTCGGTCCCGCCGGTCACGGCACTGGACGTGGCCGCCTGGACGGCGGCGCTGACGCTGGGCGCCGCGCCCCAGGAGGGCGGAGCGGGCGGCGAGGCCGCCGACGATCCGCCCGTCCCGCTCACCGCGGACCCCGCGCTGTGGCAGCGCGGGCTCGCCCTCGGCCGGCGACTCCTCTGGCTGCACACCTTCGGCGCCCGCTGCGCGGATCCGCAGGAGGACCGGCCGCCCGGCCCGCCCCGCCTCCCGGGCGGCCGCCGCCCGTATGTCCGCCAGGCCGTACGCGGGATGCCGGACACCCTCACCTTCGACCCCGAGGCCGGGGCGCTGCTGCTCGGGCCGGAGGGCCGGATCTCCCCCGTCCCGGCGGCCGCCTGGGAGCCGCGCACCGGCGACGGGGAACGAGTCCTGGAGTCCTGGTTCGCCGCCCGCGGCGGCGCCGCGGCCGGCTCCGGGCCCCGCCGCCGCCCGGCCTCCCCCGGCAGCGCCCCCCGCGACCCGCGCGCGCCTCGCGCACCTCCCCCGGCCAGCCCGAGCTCCTGGCGGTCTCCCCCACCGGGCGGGGCGCCGAGCCGCCTGCCCCGCCTCCGGCCGACCCGGCCCCGCCTGGGCTGGCCGCCCTCGTCCCGTCCCGCCCGGGCACCTGGCCCCGGGAGTGGACCAGCGAGCTGA
- a CDS encoding SDR family NAD(P)-dependent oxidoreductase, producing the protein MDDFSSRPGGALVIGATGGIGAAVAALLAERGSRLGLTHRGARGRVEPVVAAAAEAAERSGLGEGAGGRPRIAVRQLEVTDAQRCREVVRAFEEELGGIHTVVHAAGPHVPMVHLSTVDPDDFARQLTADAAGFFNVAHAALPALRRSRGSLVAVTTAATARFPVRDGLSSGPKGAVEQVVRALAAEEGRYGVRANCVGPGMLTDGMGGQLISTGDLDERALAVARGNIALRRFGAAADVAEAVCFLASERAGFISGQKLDVDGGYGI; encoded by the coding sequence ATGGACGACTTCTCCTCACGCCCCGGGGGCGCGCTGGTCATCGGAGCCACCGGCGGGATCGGGGCGGCCGTCGCCGCGCTCCTCGCCGAGCGCGGCAGCCGGCTGGGCCTCACCCACCGCGGCGCCCGCGGCAGGGTCGAACCGGTCGTCGCGGCCGCCGCGGAGGCCGCCGAGCGGTCCGGGCTCGGGGAAGGGGCCGGCGGGCGGCCGCGGATCGCCGTCCGGCAGCTGGAGGTGACGGACGCTCAGCGCTGCCGCGAGGTGGTCCGCGCGTTCGAGGAGGAGCTCGGCGGGATCCACACGGTCGTCCACGCGGCCGGGCCGCACGTCCCGATGGTCCACCTCAGCACCGTCGACCCGGACGACTTCGCCCGCCAACTCACCGCGGACGCGGCCGGGTTCTTCAATGTCGCGCATGCCGCGCTGCCCGCGTTGCGCCGCTCGCGCGGCAGTCTGGTCGCCGTCACCACGGCGGCCACCGCCCGCTTCCCGGTCCGGGACGGCCTCTCCTCGGGACCGAAGGGGGCGGTCGAACAGGTGGTGCGCGCCCTCGCCGCCGAGGAGGGGAGGTACGGGGTGCGGGCCAACTGCGTCGGCCCCGGGATGCTCACCGACGGGATGGGCGGGCAGCTGATCTCCACCGGCGACCTGGACGAACGGGCGCTGGCGGTGGCCCGCGGCAACATCGCCCTGCGGAGGTTCGGGGCGGCGGCGGACGTCGCCGAGGCGGTCTGCTTCCTGGCCTCGGAGCGGGCCGGCTTCATCTCCGGTCAGAAGCTCGACGTCGACGGCGGATACGGGATCTGA
- a CDS encoding NAD(P)-dependent oxidoreductase, giving the protein MRITVLGATGGIGGAFVQQALDQGHEVTAVVRDPARLTTRHPRLSVRRGDVTDPGSLKEAVAGADAVVSALGPRGLRGDMTVNSRGAHAALTAMRAAGVERIAVVSAGAVQPAGPGEGPATRYLVRPLLWALLGRHYRDLRAMERELRESGTDWTVVRPPRLTNGPHTGRYRTAVDGAALPRARTLSRADVADALLHALGDAATRRRAIAVGY; this is encoded by the coding sequence ATGCGCATCACCGTGCTCGGCGCCACCGGGGGAATCGGCGGCGCTTTCGTCCAGCAGGCCCTCGACCAGGGCCACGAGGTGACCGCCGTGGTCCGCGACCCGGCCCGGCTCACCACCCGCCACCCCCGGCTGTCGGTCCGCCGGGGCGACGTCACCGACCCCGGCTCGCTCAAGGAGGCGGTCGCCGGCGCGGACGCGGTCGTCTCCGCCCTCGGCCCGCGCGGCCTCCGCGGCGACATGACCGTCAACTCCCGCGGCGCCCACGCGGCACTCACCGCCATGCGGGCGGCCGGGGTCGAGCGGATCGCCGTGGTGAGCGCCGGAGCGGTGCAGCCCGCGGGTCCGGGCGAGGGCCCGGCCACCCGCTACCTCGTCCGGCCGCTGCTGTGGGCGCTGCTCGGCCGGCACTACCGCGATCTGCGGGCGATGGAACGGGAGTTGCGGGAGAGCGGCACCGACTGGACCGTCGTCCGCCCGCCGAGGCTCACCAACGGCCCGCACACCGGCCGCTACCGCACCGCGGTCGACGGCGCCGCCCTGCCGCGCGCCCGCACCCTCTCCCGGGCCGACGTGGCCGACGCCCTGCTGCACGCCCTCGGCGACGCCGCGACCCGGCGGCGCGCGATCGCCGTCGGCTACTGA
- a CDS encoding TetR/AcrR family transcriptional regulator produces MTPEQSAARGGAGARTRERIVDAAARVMERDGLVRATTKEIAREAGCSEAALYKYFRDKTDIFVHVLTERLPRLAGLLRALPERAGTATVEEHLVETVRTALRFYRRSVPMAASLYAQPKLLAAHRDQLRGSGDGPQKPAEWLAGYLRTEQRLGRIDPSADPEAAAALLIGSAYQRAFLSSFLTDPAEPEAPADLGGLGEAGDAEYARKIVRTLLDGLTGSSA; encoded by the coding sequence ATGACGCCCGAGCAGTCCGCGGCGCGTGGCGGAGCCGGCGCCCGTACCAGGGAGCGGATCGTCGACGCGGCGGCGCGGGTGATGGAGCGGGACGGGCTGGTCCGCGCCACCACCAAGGAGATCGCCCGCGAGGCCGGCTGCTCGGAGGCGGCGCTCTACAAGTACTTCCGGGACAAGACCGACATCTTCGTCCATGTGCTCACCGAGCGCCTGCCCCGGCTTGCCGGGCTGCTCAGAGCGCTGCCCGAGCGGGCCGGGACGGCCACCGTCGAGGAGCACCTGGTCGAGACGGTGCGCACGGCGCTGCGCTTCTACCGGCGGAGCGTGCCGATGGCCGCCTCGCTCTACGCCCAGCCCAAGCTGCTCGCCGCCCACCGCGACCAGCTGCGCGGCAGCGGCGACGGCCCGCAGAAGCCCGCCGAGTGGCTCGCCGGATACCTGCGGACCGAGCAGCGGCTCGGGCGGATCGACCCGTCCGCCGACCCGGAGGCGGCAGCCGCGCTGCTGATCGGCTCCGCCTATCAGCGGGCGTTCCTGAGCAGCTTCCTCACCGATCCCGCGGAGCCCGAGGCCCCGGCGGACCTCGGCGGTCTGGGCGAGGCGGGGGACGCGGAGTACGCCCGGAAAATCGTTCGGACGCTGCTCGACGGCCTGACAGGATCCTCGGCATGA
- a CDS encoding DMT family transporter, whose product MKPVLAAALAATLVGTSFVAGSVLTHYPFLGGQGARYLLSALLLAALAGRRGLSALGSLTPRQWGRLAVLAGSGMVGFSVAVLCAERTAEPAVPGVLVGCAPLVVAIAAPLLDRRRPSERPAGAAVLVVAGAAVVQGFGRTDAAGLGYSLLALAGEAAFGLVAVPLVAPRGPLGPVALSAGACALAGVEALAAGVVADGWGGVLPPPSGRQAAALAWLLVVTVVGFCCWYYAVGRLGPERAALFSGVIPVAAALFAPMAGTGALGPGQLAGSGLVAAGVTAGVLAGRGSGRRTAGRSTAGRRLRAGRTGPPAPPRGSPAPRPGGGCAPVPGGRRRRSVRQR is encoded by the coding sequence GTGAAACCCGTACTGGCGGCCGCGCTGGCCGCGACTCTGGTCGGCACCTCCTTCGTGGCCGGGAGCGTCCTGACGCACTACCCCTTCCTCGGCGGGCAGGGGGCGCGCTATCTCCTCTCCGCGCTGCTGCTGGCCGCGCTCGCCGGGCGGCGCGGGCTAAGCGCCCTCGGCTCGCTGACGCCGCGTCAGTGGGGGCGGCTGGCGGTGCTCGCGGGCAGCGGCATGGTCGGCTTCAGCGTCGCCGTGCTGTGCGCCGAGCGGACGGCAGAACCGGCCGTGCCCGGGGTGCTGGTGGGCTGTGCCCCGCTGGTGGTGGCGATCGCCGCTCCGCTGCTGGACCGGCGGCGGCCGTCGGAGCGGCCGGCCGGGGCGGCCGTGCTGGTGGTGGCCGGGGCCGCGGTGGTGCAGGGCTTCGGGCGGACGGACGCGGCGGGGCTCGGCTACTCGCTGCTCGCGCTCGCCGGGGAGGCGGCCTTCGGCCTGGTCGCCGTGCCGCTGGTGGCGCCGCGGGGGCCGCTGGGCCCGGTGGCGCTGTCGGCCGGGGCCTGCGCGTTGGCCGGGGTCGAGGCCCTGGCGGCGGGGGTGGTCGCGGACGGCTGGGGAGGGGTGCTGCCGCCGCCGAGCGGACGCCAGGCGGCGGCGCTGGCCTGGCTGCTGGTGGTGACGGTGGTGGGCTTCTGCTGCTGGTACTACGCGGTGGGGCGGTTGGGGCCGGAGCGGGCGGCACTGTTCTCGGGGGTGATCCCGGTGGCGGCGGCGCTGTTCGCGCCGATGGCCGGGACGGGGGCGCTGGGGCCGGGGCAGCTGGCCGGGAGTGGACTGGTGGCGGCCGGGGTGACCGCCGGCGTGCTGGCGGGGCGGGGGAGCGGGCGGCGGACCGCCGGGCGGAGTACCGCCGGGCGGCGGCTCAGAGCAGGGCGTACTGGCCCTCCGGCCCCTCCTCGCGGGTCCCCAGCACCGAGGCCGGGCGGCGGCTGCGCTCCGGTGCCGGGAGGACGCCGGCGGCGGTCAGTTCGGCAGCGGTGA
- a CDS encoding SRPBCC family protein, translated as MNPDGGAWDPHRYRFLSLWDLPAPPGRVYQELRDPRRWPHWWPEVREVRQVDERTGVLRFRSALPYDLVVVATAVREDPAEGVLEAAMRGDLEGSARWTVTSRGDGATVAVFQQDVVVRKPLMRAFALPGRPFFRANHWLMMRHGRNGLGRLLATAR; from the coding sequence ATGAATCCCGACGGGGGTGCCTGGGACCCGCACCGCTACCGCTTCCTCAGCCTGTGGGACCTCCCGGCGCCGCCCGGCCGGGTCTACCAGGAGCTGCGCGATCCGCGCCGCTGGCCGCACTGGTGGCCGGAGGTCCGCGAGGTGCGCCAGGTCGACGAGCGCACCGGCGTGCTGCGCTTCCGCTCCGCGCTGCCGTACGACCTGGTGGTGGTCGCCACGGCGGTGCGCGAGGATCCGGCGGAGGGCGTGCTGGAGGCGGCGATGCGCGGGGATCTGGAGGGGAGCGCGCGGTGGACGGTCACCAGCCGCGGGGACGGCGCCACCGTGGCCGTCTTCCAGCAGGACGTGGTGGTCCGCAAGCCGCTGATGCGGGCCTTCGCGCTGCCCGGGCGGCCGTTCTTCCGGGCCAACCACTGGCTGATGATGCGTCACGGCCGGAACGGCCTCGGCCGGTTGCTCGCCACCGCCCGCTGA
- a CDS encoding ROK family transcriptional regulator, protein MTRLTGGDTSLLRRINSAVTLEAMRGGTPTTLTQLVGDTGLSRPTVEGVIEDLVAGGLVAEVDQEACTPRGRGQRGRPARHFRFRAEAGHTLGIEIGTHGCRALLADLTGRTLDSYERPIPDATPAEERLTLVRGTVAELLRRSGVARDSLWAVGVGTPGVVDAEGVVQLGTALPGWTGLDLAGRLRRSFRCPVFVENDANLAAIGEHWQGAARGMGDVVFVLAGLSPGAGSLIDGRLHRGFGGAAGEIGALHLLGQEDAPEQLLAPGDEPLTPLDEDAVSRLLLDARAGDSTALALRGRFLNRLVRDVAALVVAIDPRIVVVGGWAAGLDGVLEPLRDRLSRACLRPPEVTLTELGAEAIATGALRLAVDHVEQRLFQVEQP, encoded by the coding sequence TTGACACGGCTCACCGGAGGCGACACCTCGCTCCTGCGGCGGATCAACTCCGCGGTGACCCTGGAGGCCATGCGCGGGGGCACGCCCACCACGCTGACCCAACTGGTCGGCGACACCGGCCTGTCCCGTCCCACCGTCGAAGGGGTGATCGAGGACCTGGTGGCCGGCGGCCTGGTCGCCGAGGTGGACCAGGAGGCCTGCACCCCCCGCGGCCGCGGCCAGCGCGGCCGCCCCGCCCGCCACTTCCGGTTCCGCGCCGAGGCCGGGCACACCCTCGGCATCGAGATCGGCACCCACGGCTGCCGTGCCCTCCTCGCCGACCTCACCGGCCGCACCCTGGACTCCTACGAGCGCCCGATACCGGACGCCACCCCCGCCGAGGAGCGGCTGACCCTGGTCCGCGGCACGGTCGCCGAACTCCTCCGCCGGAGCGGGGTCGCCCGGGACAGCCTGTGGGCGGTCGGCGTCGGCACCCCGGGGGTGGTGGACGCCGAGGGCGTCGTCCAGCTCGGCACGGCACTCCCCGGCTGGACCGGGCTGGACCTGGCCGGCCGGCTGCGCCGCTCGTTCCGCTGCCCGGTCTTCGTCGAGAACGACGCCAACCTGGCCGCGATCGGCGAGCACTGGCAGGGCGCCGCCCGCGGGATGGGCGACGTGGTCTTCGTCCTCGCCGGGCTGAGCCCAGGCGCCGGCTCGCTGATCGACGGGCGGCTGCACCGGGGCTTCGGCGGGGCGGCCGGGGAGATCGGCGCCCTCCACCTCCTCGGCCAGGAGGACGCTCCCGAACAGCTGCTCGCCCCCGGCGACGAGCCGCTCACCCCCCTGGACGAGGACGCCGTCTCCCGGCTGCTGCTGGACGCCAGGGCCGGCGACTCGACCGCCCTCGCCCTCCGCGGGCGGTTCCTCAACCGCCTGGTGCGGGACGTGGCCGCGCTGGTGGTGGCGATCGACCCGCGGATCGTGGTGGTCGGCGGCTGGGCGGCCGGACTGGACGGCGTTCTGGAGCCCCTGCGCGACCGGCTCAGCCGGGCCTGCCTCCGTCCGCCGGAGGTCACCCTGACCGAGCTGGGCGCGGAGGCGATCGCCACCGGCGCCCTCCGGCTCGCCGTCGACCACGTCGAGCAGCGACTCTTCCAGGTCGAGCAACCCTAA